The following DNA comes from Buteo buteo chromosome 7, bButBut1.hap1.1, whole genome shotgun sequence.
CGCCAGCCTCCCAGCAGGCTGTGCATCCTCACGGGCGGGGGACAAACCAAACCGGCTCGGTTCACAGCGCCAAACCACCGCTAGCTCTGAATGGAGCTTTGGTCCGGGCTCAGGGAAGAAGCATCCCTGTCCCAGCATCAGCACGCGAAGGCCGGCGGTACCCAGGCAGTACCTGAGAGGGTAACAATCccttggggctggggctggaacCGCAGGTACTTGTTGCAGAAGGAGGCCGACTCGAGGGCCAGGAAGAGGACGTTGCCCAAGAAGTAGCCGGCCGTCTGGCCCACGGAGTTGCAGGTGGAGGCATAGCCCACGTTCTCCCTGGACAACATGGTCAGGGCCCAGCCGTCCACCGCGATGTCCTGCGTCGCCGCCAGGAACTCGAAGAGGAAGAAAGTCACGGTGAGGGCCACCACGTCGGGGCCCCGGCCCTTCCCGTCGCCCAGCAGCATGTCCACCTGGGTGGACATGTAGATCATGAAGAGCCCCAGGATGTACTGCGTGGGCACCAGCCACGACTTGCGGCGGCCAAAGCCCCGCAGGTAGACGGCGTCCACCAAGGGGGCCCAGAGGAGCTTGAGGCTGAAGGGCCAGAAGACGAAGCTGAAGAAGGCCTGGTCGGTGTAGCTGGCACTCTTGCTCTGCAGGATGAGGGGGACGCTGCCCGCCAGCCCCAGCGGGATGCCCTGCAGCACGtacagcaccagcagcagcaggatgctgCCCAGCTCCGCCCGGCACCCCCGCGAACCCCGCGAACCCGCCTCCGCCGGCAGCAGCGCCTCGGCCTCGCCGCCCGGCAGCCCGTCCCCACACAGCGCCAGGGCGGGCGGCGCCTCGCTCCTCACGTCCAGGCAGTGGTGGTGGCTCCCGGCCCGGCGCTGCCGGCCGCCCTCCTTAGCCGCGATGGCGGGCGACATGTTCTCCgcccggcagcggcggcagcggcggcggcagcggcggcggcggcccgggggCCGTGCCGGGTCCCCCGCGGGCCGAGGCGGTGAGCGGTCGCCGCCGCTGAGGAGAcgccgcgccgccggccccggcgaCCGCCAACCGCCACCGCCCCGCCCCTTCCGGGCAGGCGGGGCGTCCGCGGCAGGCGTGGCTGCGCCTCATTGGTCCGCGGTAGAATTACGTCAGGCCGCCGCTGCGTCCCGCTGCTGCTCAATCCTGACTGACCGGATCCCGCTCCGGGTCCGTCCCGGCCGCGGTCGGTCGGTCGGGGTCCAGCGGCGAGTGAGGCCTGGCCCGGCCGCGGTGTGCGGCTGCCTCttggggtgcagaggggagCCCGGCCGTGCCGGTGTTCGGTGGTGTTCGGGGCCCCTCAGGCGCTTTCAGACCTTCCGCAGGGAGCGGGCACCCGCCACCGGCCGGTAAAACGCCTTGTTAGATGGTCGGTAAACAGCAGgtgaataataaaaattaagttttttttttatttatttttttctctttgtctctccCGTactaacagaaataataatcaGTAAGAACCGAGGTAAGCgagtgttacttttttttcccgcCGTTCTTTTACCCGTTATTTATACAGTTACGTGACGAGACCATCAGAAACGCATTTTGTGTGTCTCGCTTTTCTTCCCGTTTTAACTCTTGAAgtattcttccattttaatattattattattctcgAAAGACCCGTCGCAGCCATAACGCAATTAAAACCTTTAGAACAAAACCTGCACGCTGGTGTTATCCCTGGGACGGAACTGCTCGGCATCCGATGGCGACACCAACTCCAGGAGCCACCTGACTTCTCGTACTCGCACCTTTCCTCTTTGAAGTGCGAAgactaataattttaaaagctccGAGCAGGGTTTCCCAAAACGTGTCGGGAGCGTTACCGGCAGACTGCCGTCGGTGCCGTGACCTCCCTCGgtgtcttttttaaagaaattccaCCCGAGCAGAAGCAGAAGGTGCGCTTTATCCCAGGCAATACTGACACACAGATAAAAACGCTTGTCGCGAAGCCTCGGTCCCGACCTGCGTTTTTAGCCTTAAGACGGACTGAAGCGAGCCCCGGGACCTCCCGTAAGCCGGGCTCGGTtgaggtggtggtggagggggggggagcgcggcgggcaTTAAACCCACCCAGCGCCGATCGCCGTGACCCGCTGCGCACCCACAAAACCCCTCAATCCCGGTTTCTGACCCCAAAACCCGCCCGGCCACCGCGCTCCTCCCCTTCCgccggagcggggccgggccgggccggctccTCCTCCCCGCGGCGGAGGCGCAGCCGGGCGGCATTAGCTCATCGCGGCGGCGGTTCCTCACgaccctttctttccccccctccccttcccccgttcccttctccccacctcggggccgcccgcccgccgcttCCCGCCGGCCGGAGGCGGCGCCGCGCCCCGGCAGCCCCCATGGCCCTCTGCAACGGAGACGCCAAGGTCAGTGTCCGCCGCttcttcacccccccccccccccgtctctACCGCCGCGGCGGCCCGCTCCGGGACGTTGTCCGCCGTCAGGCCCCGCTTTGTGCTGCCGggcctggcccggcccggcccggcctggGTTGGGTTGGGTGAGCTGCCGCCTCGGCCGACGGGCACATGGCGCGGCGGGGCCTGGCCttcccccggggctgcgggcggcCCTGAGGCGCCGAGCAAgggccggcggcgggccggggagcggggtCGGGCGGCTGTGGGTGTGGGGACCGGCGGGGTGGGCAGCTGCCCGCGTCCcctgccctctgccccccccctcgCTTCTCTCCCGCCGCGCTGCTCTCCGCTCGTTCGGTCACAACAGCGGTTGCTCTGAGGAAATGAATTAATTTCGCCATCTGGATTTTgatagggtttggttttttgtttttttttaaaatattggctCCTGGTGTGGCCGAACCCGCCTGGGCCGGGTCTGCTCGGTGCCTCGCACGGCCTGTGCTACCTCTGAGGTAAAACCGAAAcggggctccccggggggaCGGCCACCACCTTCCCCGGCAGCTAGCCACACCGTTCGGGGCGTCACATCCCGGGGAGAAGGGTCGCTCCTTCAGCCAGCTTGGGAGAAAAGTCGCTTCGCTTAATTGCCGCAGAAGCGGGCAGGCTTGCCCGCGCCAGCCCTCGTGCAAGGCCCGCTGGCCCTGTCCCGGTGAACCCCGCTCCCCGGGATCGTGCCGCTCCCGCAGCATCGCCCCGTGTCCGGTTTGCAGCGACGGTGGCCAAAGAGACGTGTGTTGGCGTAGCTGTTGCGTGCCGGCGTGATAGAATGACTCATGTGCCATCGTGAAGTTGAAGTTTTTTCTTGACAATGCAACTTCTGAACCAAAACCCTGCAAGTGGGCTCGAGCTGCTCCTGTAGTAAGATAAAAGCCGCCTTCTAGACTTTTTATCTAGTTTGCAAGAAAACGTGACCCTGAGGGGTTTCTTTAAGTGCATGGTTGGTCCCTACTTAAGTTTTCTGACATGCTTTTCCCTGACCATCGACACAATCCCCTCTCCTGGACAGGGCTGCTCCTGAGGGCTCCTCTTCTCCGGGGCGGTCACATCCAGAGCTAGCTGTGCGAGGACGCGAAGCTCGTCTTCCACGAACCCCGCTCTCGCAGGAAGCGGGTAACGAGAGCTAAGGAGAGCGGTTTCCGCAGGGGGCCAGGTCCCAGCAGCCATGGGAAATCTGCATGCAACTTATGTAAATTAAAGCCCTTTTGAGATAACGGGTTGGGGGCTCTTGTATCAGTCTCGGGGATTGCCTGAGTTTGAAGGAGTTACGTTCCTGTTACACTTTGAAAAAACATGAGTAAGTGTTCTTATACCTGCTTAATTTTAATACCACAGGGAAACAATTAAACTCTTGTAAAACCTGTGCTGGCTTGAAAGTGTCAGATCAAGGCTCCTGGTTTAGGCTTGTCCTAAGTTATGAGTGTGGGTGAAAGCTCAGGGCTGAGGGCTCGGACAGAGGGGATTGCTGCTGCAGACCGGGCTCTGCCAGGTGTTTCTTGGTACTCCAGAATATGACTGTGCTGTATGTTAATGTGTTTTTATAACAGTTTTATAAATTGCATTAATGAAAATTCTGTGAGTGTGTGGGTGTGTGAAATGCTGAGAAACTCCCTGATTCTGCAGAATTGGGCTGTTGGGAACCTGCAAACTTAGTTTAAAGCACTAGGTAGGTACACAGAGGAATAAGATATGCGGTGTCCTTAGCTAGTAATGCAAGCCTGATGGCAGGTCTCCTACCACAGCTCGTTatagaactctttttttttttttttttgacacccccacccccccaaaaaaaaccccagcagcgatggaagctttttttcttccagtgttaCCAAGTGGTAGAGCTGAAATGATGGCTCGAGGCTGACCCTTGCCATGGCAGTGCAGTCAGAGGTGGCGATATGGTTCAGGTGGCACTCGGGACCTGGGTTCCAGGTCTTGGGTCTGTGAAACAGCGGGCAAACGGCAGTCTGGAGATACAGCGTTTTGATAGTGTAATCACTTTGTTTTGTCAGTCGTACAGAACAGTAGGAATTCTAAACATATGACGTGGGTTTTGGGGTGACTTGTGATTTAAATTAGCTGAATATAgacttctcccctccccccccccccccatttttctctctgcgtgCACAAGTTCCGTTCTGTTTTTAGTCCCGCTTTCAGGACATCAGAACGGTGCCTCTGTCTGCTCTGCCCCAACGCCTAAACCGCCTTGGACAGCTGTCAAACCAGCTTCGACAGAAGTTCTCAAAAATAGCAAGTTCTCCAGATTTTTGTGAAAATAGACCAGGAGAAGACAAGGAACTCTAGTTATACCCctactgaggggaaaaagagcTCTTATTAGAAACTGGAGAATCCCCACTAGGAAGAGGTGCTGGCTCCATAAACCCTGtccctgcaggagctgggctgtcTGGTATCCTCTTCATCTTTCTCCTGGCATGCGTATGGTATACAAACGCACAAGCTAAACTGATTTGTTGGCTGCACATTGACAGCATCTGTTCCTtttttgattttattaaatgaaGTTTCCCTTGTTAAATTTGGGTTCAAAATCTCTAGCCTTGGAACTGtgcctttaaataaataaagccagATCCTGTACTGACTTACcgcctttctccttcctctttttccatGTGATTTACGGTAGCATTTCCATTGGGCTCTCTTCAGACCTGAACGTCCTTACAGTTTTACTTAAGCTCAAAAGTAAAGTACAAAAACTCCTCTGATGCAGTCCGTGTGGTAATGGTTGCCTGCATTAACTCCCAGATGGGGTTTGCATGGATGTACACTGGGGAGGTGCTGCAAGGTTGCCTACAGGAGAAAAGGACAGTGGGCAATGCTCTGTGTAGTACtaggagaaaattattttagcctGTAGTTTAAGCCCACATCTAAGGGAGCAGTGAGTTATTAGGCCACCAactgaatgatttttttat
Coding sequences within:
- the SLC33A1 gene encoding acetyl-coenzyme A transporter 1 isoform X2 yields the protein MSPAIAAKEGGRQRRAGSHHHCLDVRSEAPPALALCGDGLPGGEAEALLPAEAGSRGSRGCRAELGSILLLLVLYVLQGIPLGLAGSVPLILQSKSASYTDQAFFSFVFWPFSLKLLWAPLVDAVYLRGFGRRKSWLVPTQYILGLFMIYMSTQVDMLLGDGKGRGPDVVALTVTFFLFEFLAATQDIAVDGWALTMLSRENVGYASTCNSVGQTAGYFLGNVLFLALESASFCNKYLRFQPQPQGIVTLSGWIFSSRCCNRTQIGGRGSPERALSSAGSSNGSFTDNIASDYQQIHSRPPATEHILQSYAFQISLYSMYVAIMAFNAKVSDPLIGGTYMTLLNTVSNLGGNWPSTVALWLVDPLTVKECAGAREQTCGTTVAAELCTKAGGSCVTTLDGYYVESVICVILGFGWWFLLGPKFKKLQDEGQTSWKCKRTN